In the genome of Desulfomonilaceae bacterium, one region contains:
- a CDS encoding recombinase family protein produces MLSREVIAMKKAAIYARVSTDEQKKHGISLDAQVARCEQYAKDNGYEVVHTGIESISGKDTEHRPILQNILEMANKRRINHLLVVKLDRLSRDTEDSLRIGKMLAKKHVGLHLVTEGGEVDLSDPNQEAMFTMRAMMGRFERRRISLNTKFALARKRDLGQRISRHAPYGYRFKGDKLVINSHEQGVIKRIQELNADGYSLRSIEQTLYQEGLLNRCNKRIAATQIWRVLRAA; encoded by the coding sequence ATGTTGTCGCGTGAGGTTATAGCGATGAAAAAAGCCGCAATATATGCCAGGGTTTCCACCGATGAGCAAAAGAAACACGGCATTAGTCTTGACGCCCAGGTGGCCCGGTGTGAGCAGTATGCCAAAGATAACGGTTATGAGGTTGTTCATACCGGAATCGAGAGCATCTCTGGGAAAGACACTGAACATCGGCCAATCCTTCAAAACATCTTGGAAATGGCAAACAAGAGACGCATCAATCATTTGTTGGTGGTTAAACTGGATCGCCTCAGCCGTGACACAGAGGATTCCCTTAGAATAGGAAAGATGCTGGCAAAGAAACATGTTGGTCTACATCTGGTAACCGAAGGCGGAGAGGTTGATCTGAGTGATCCGAATCAAGAGGCCATGTTCACCATGCGAGCCATGATGGGTCGGTTTGAGAGAAGGCGAATCAGTCTCAACACAAAGTTCGCCCTGGCCCGTAAGCGTGACCTGGGACAGAGGATCAGCCGCCACGCTCCTTATGGTTACCGATTTAAGGGCGACAAACTTGTTATAAACAGCCATGAACAGGGCGTTATTAAGCGCATCCAAGAGCTGAACGCAGATGGTTATTCGCTGCGATCAATCGAGCAAACACTATATCAAGAGGGGTTATTAAACCGATGCAACAAAAGGATAGCGGCAACTCAAATTTGGAGAGTGTTAAGGGCCGCATGA
- a CDS encoding DUF262 domain-containing protein, which translates to MDDTFDEAQDDLVHLEGDDEGDLVIESKTQTVALEKFDRSLFELNRRYEKGRLIISPEWQRGYVWDHKRASLLIESFLIDLPVPVIYLATNDEGKHEVIDGLQRLKTVFRFFANEFELSKLELLKGLNNKKFKDLDVETQDKLENSTLRTFELDQSVPKELMFVIFKRLNTGGVALNETEIRNCIFPGSLNDLIKELALDPDFRACAGQKGLEKRMQDRALVMRFLAFYQYTHNHAKKGLKQFINQFLKKYQHADDADIKEYRQVFKKCMQVCLTVFGNKGFRLRTRPDNRKAGDWVSVINASIFSAVATSFAHYDRGALTRASDSIYEAYVDLISSDETWVDAVSTSTGDYRRIQYAFNTWANRLKSIMDSTPPNDSTRLFSRALKAQLFDQDSTCSICGQAINLIDDAVLDHVQQYWQGGQTVPDNARLAHRHCNLERPRKFE; encoded by the coding sequence ATGGATGACACTTTTGATGAAGCACAGGATGATTTAGTGCACCTTGAAGGTGATGATGAAGGCGATTTGGTAATTGAGTCAAAAACGCAAACTGTGGCGTTGGAAAAATTCGATAGGAGCCTGTTCGAGTTAAACCGACGTTATGAAAAGGGGCGGCTTATAATAAGTCCCGAATGGCAAAGGGGATATGTTTGGGATCATAAACGAGCCTCACTCCTAATTGAATCATTCTTGATCGATCTGCCTGTGCCAGTGATTTACTTGGCTACTAATGATGAGGGGAAACACGAGGTCATAGATGGACTTCAGCGCCTAAAAACAGTTTTTAGGTTTTTTGCCAATGAATTTGAACTATCGAAACTTGAACTTCTAAAAGGCCTCAATAACAAAAAGTTTAAAGATTTAGACGTTGAGACTCAAGACAAACTTGAAAACTCCACACTACGCACTTTTGAATTAGACCAATCGGTTCCCAAAGAGTTGATGTTTGTTATTTTCAAACGTCTAAATACGGGGGGCGTGGCGCTGAATGAAACAGAAATTCGTAATTGTATTTTTCCTGGTAGCCTCAACGACTTGATAAAAGAACTCGCTTTGGATCCTGATTTTCGTGCTTGTGCCGGCCAAAAGGGACTTGAGAAACGGATGCAAGATAGAGCTTTAGTTATGAGATTTTTGGCCTTTTATCAATACACTCACAACCATGCAAAAAAGGGGCTCAAACAATTTATTAACCAATTTTTAAAAAAATACCAGCATGCTGACGACGCAGACATCAAGGAATACCGACAAGTTTTTAAAAAATGTATGCAGGTATGTCTCACTGTGTTCGGAAATAAGGGATTTCGCCTTAGAACTCGCCCAGATAACAGAAAAGCAGGCGACTGGGTTAGTGTCATAAACGCCAGTATATTTTCAGCTGTCGCCACATCCTTTGCACACTATGACCGCGGGGCACTTACACGGGCTAGTGATTCGATATACGAAGCTTATGTTGACCTTATTAGCTCCGACGAAACTTGGGTTGATGCCGTTTCAACATCCACTGGTGATTATCGACGAATTCAGTATGCGTTCAATACTTGGGCAAATCGCTTAAAGTCCATAATGGACTCCACACCACCAAATGACTCTACCCGACTGTTTAGTAGGGCGCTGAAAGCGCAACTTTTTGATCAGGACTCAACTTGCAGCATTTGCGGCCAAGCAATTAATTTGATAGATGATGCAGTACTTGACCACGTGCAACAATATTGGCAAGGAGGACAAACTGTTCCTGACAATGCTAGACTAGCTCATCGCCACTGCAACTTGGAAAGGCCCAGGAAATTTGAATGA
- a CDS encoding protein-export chaperone SecB yields MKSKTSQNSAKFKSHPIQLIKFGVRELFIQSNIPPDVNVTADPDSCDIRTSSSPYDSKTKRIMVSIGLKLGVEKDKSEVPYTMRIELIGIFEVDESRFSPEHVPDWAKKGAPLILFPYLREHAFGLSSRCGFKPLLLPLLEVPTFKIEEKPKRKKAQPK; encoded by the coding sequence ATGAAATCCAAGACCTCACAAAACAGTGCAAAATTTAAGTCTCACCCCATTCAACTAATCAAATTTGGGGTAAGAGAACTCTTTATACAATCCAATATACCGCCAGACGTCAATGTCACGGCAGATCCAGATAGTTGCGACATAAGAACCTCTAGCTCACCATATGATAGCAAAACAAAAAGGATCATGGTCTCAATAGGTCTTAAATTGGGAGTCGAGAAAGACAAATCAGAGGTTCCTTATACCATGAGGATCGAGCTGATAGGGATCTTCGAAGTTGATGAATCTCGATTTTCTCCTGAGCACGTTCCTGATTGGGCAAAGAAGGGGGCTCCTTTGATTTTATTTCCGTATCTTAGAGAGCACGCGTTTGGTCTTTCCTCTAGGTGCGGATTCAAACCTTTGTTGCTCCCTCTTTTAGAAGTCCCGACGTTTAAAATTGAGGAGAAGCCAAAGAGAAAGAAAGCACAGCCGAAATAA